From the genome of Terriglobia bacterium, one region includes:
- a CDS encoding P-II family nitrogen regulator: MKEIKAVIQPFMLSKVVEALKEIEGLPGVTVSEVRGFGRARAAGSPNPVLDEGIEYVKKAKLEIVVPDQLVEPVLRVITEIAHTGNAGDGKIFVYPVYDVVKIRSGERGERAI, from the coding sequence ATGAAAGAGATAAAGGCAGTAATTCAGCCGTTCATGCTTTCAAAAGTGGTGGAGGCTTTGAAGGAAATAGAAGGTTTACCGGGTGTGACTGTGTCGGAAGTGCGCGGTTTCGGCCGCGCACGCGCTGCCGGTTCGCCAAACCCGGTGCTCGATGAAGGAATCGAGTACGTGAAGAAAGCGAAGCTGGAAATTGTTGTTCCTGATCAATTGGTGGAACCGGTACTACGGGTGATCACGGAAATAGCGCACACCGGGAACGCCGGAGACGGGAAGATCTTTGTTTATCCCGTCTACGACGTCGTGAAAATACGATCCGGCGAGCGAGGCGAAAGAGCAATTTGA
- a CDS encoding TolC family protein, with product MTLNVLPNVGRFLWISVFFMVLGVSTVVSAQEQVAVPAKLTLTDALQLAMKNNPILQRDRQNLAIANASVRQAKLLPNPELDVSSQSYPLFESKPGSFWNNQEFTLLAGQTIETASKRSKRTRVAQQEFLATGSDVLNAEREIRLEVKGRYFAAVLAKTQLSLAQEILKQFDEVIRLNEARFKQGELSGLEMNRIRAERLRFYSDVLDSNLQLANSKTALLEVLGAGDLTGKFDIVETLAAAVQPVQLSELQQLALQSRPDLVAAQQRLERNRREVEVQKADAMPNVTPSFGYKRDFGVNTAAFGITLPIPLFNRNQGGITKASAQLEQQRYEVTRSLLAVRREVQQGYQTLESQAERLRALEKEYVPAAKKAHEIAQESYRLGALDLIGLLDAERVYRETLRAYNVALFDYKIAVFQLEASVGKEF from the coding sequence ATGACCCTGAATGTCCTGCCCAATGTGGGCAGATTCCTCTGGATCAGTGTGTTCTTTATGGTGCTCGGCGTATCCACTGTGGTGTCAGCGCAGGAACAAGTTGCTGTACCTGCAAAACTCACGCTGACGGATGCTCTGCAGCTTGCGATGAAGAACAACCCCATCTTGCAGCGCGACCGCCAGAACCTGGCCATCGCCAATGCAAGTGTGCGCCAAGCCAAACTACTCCCCAATCCCGAGCTTGATGTCAGTTCACAGAGTTACCCATTGTTCGAGTCCAAACCCGGCTCATTCTGGAATAACCAGGAGTTCACACTTCTTGCCGGACAGACAATCGAGACTGCCAGCAAGAGATCGAAGCGGACTCGGGTGGCCCAACAAGAGTTTCTAGCCACAGGATCTGACGTTCTGAATGCCGAGCGTGAGATCAGGCTCGAAGTTAAAGGCCGGTACTTTGCAGCTGTGCTCGCGAAGACCCAGCTCTCCCTGGCGCAAGAAATTCTGAAGCAATTCGATGAGGTCATCAGGCTGAACGAAGCTCGCTTCAAGCAGGGTGAATTGTCTGGTCTGGAGATGAATCGCATCCGGGCAGAGAGGCTCCGGTTCTACTCTGACGTTCTCGATTCGAACCTCCAACTCGCCAACTCAAAAACCGCTTTACTGGAAGTACTTGGTGCCGGCGATCTCACAGGCAAGTTCGACATAGTCGAGACATTAGCAGCCGCAGTTCAACCCGTCCAATTAAGCGAACTTCAACAACTTGCTCTGCAGAGCCGCCCTGATCTTGTCGCTGCTCAACAGCGACTTGAGCGAAACCGTAGAGAAGTCGAGGTACAGAAGGCCGATGCAATGCCAAACGTGACTCCGTCGTTTGGATACAAGCGCGACTTTGGAGTAAATACCGCCGCATTTGGTATCACCCTACCTATTCCTTTGTTCAATCGCAACCAGGGCGGAATCACTAAAGCGAGTGCACAGTTGGAACAGCAGAGGTATGAAGTGACTCGCTCCCTTCTTGCTGTCCGGCGAGAGGTGCAGCAGGGATACCAGACATTAGAAAGCCAAGCCGAACGTCTTCGTGCGCTCGAAAAAGAGTATGTACCTGCGGCCAAAAAGGCACATGAGATCGCTCAAGAGTCGTACCGCCTCGGAGCTTTGGATCTAATCGGGCTGCTCGATGCCGAGCGCGTGTACCGCGAAACCCTGCGTGCATACAACGTTGCACTGTTTGACTACAAGATTGCCGTGTTTCAGCTGGAAGCCTCAGTAGGAAAGGAATTCTGA
- a CDS encoding CusA/CzcA family heavy metal efflux RND transporter translates to MNKVVEFALRNRFLVLVFTSVVIGVGIWAMRVLPIDAVPDITPNQVIVLTDAPGLGPVEVERLITFPVETAMSGLPGVTEIRSISRFGLSSVTIFFKEDMDIYFCRRLIMERLPQAKEAIPAGFGTPEMGPITTGLGEIYQFEVRGQGYSLMDLRSILEWDIAPLLRSEPGVVEVNSYGGELKTYEVQLDAGRLVSYDIPLAKVFEALERNNFNSGGGYIEHNQEQYVVRGEGLVGSLEDIGNIVVGATKNGTPIYIKNLGGVRFAPMIRQGAATRDGRGEAVTGVVMMLIGENSRVVAQHVSERLQEIQKTLPPGVKVDPYYDRTSLVQKTIKTVEKNLVEGALLVVVILLLLLGNVRGALIVALAIPLSMLAAFSGMVWTGISGNLMSLGAIDFGLIVDGSVVMVENIVRHLAEARKKGERNTFAVILDSSREVARPVFFAVLIITVVYLPILTLEGVEGKMFRPMAWTVIFALVASLVFALTLMPVLSSFFVAGKVKEDESKLIHYVKERYIPWLRKATNRPAVTAMLAAGAFAIGIVVAAFMGAEFIPRLDEGTFAIQSWRLPSVSLSESIHSTTMAEKVLKQFPEVQTVVSRTGRAEIATDPMGVEVSDVYVILKPREQWTTASTREGLIEAFDKALKKSVPGNIFSYSQPIELRMQELIAGVRSDVAITLFGGDLEMLRQKADEIVRVVGQVKGAADVKAEQIGGLPYLRVEVRRDQIARYGINARDVLDAVETIGGKEVGQVLEGQKRFALQVRFQAQDRDALEKIGNLKVADPQGRLIPLSQLADLRKEVGPAQISRTNGQRRISVEANVRGRDLSGFIKEAQAAVSNKVSLPTGYWVTWGGQFENLQRATERLAIVVPLSMLLIFFLLYTTFNTVRPAVLIFLNVPVAASGGVIALALRGMPLSISAGVGFIAVSGVAVMNGVVLLSHILSLRREGVELHEATERGSVEKMRAMIMAPLVAGLGFLPMAISSSAGAEVQRPLATVVIGGLITSTLLTLFVLPSLYKWFEGRREEVEI, encoded by the coding sequence ATGAATAAGGTCGTCGAGTTCGCGCTTCGCAACCGGTTCCTAGTGTTGGTGTTCACCTCGGTCGTCATCGGTGTCGGTATCTGGGCCATGCGGGTCCTGCCGATTGATGCGGTTCCAGATATTACGCCGAACCAGGTCATTGTACTAACGGATGCGCCCGGCTTAGGTCCGGTCGAGGTGGAACGCCTCATCACATTTCCCGTCGAGACTGCAATGAGCGGCCTGCCCGGCGTGACAGAAATTCGCTCTATATCACGCTTCGGTTTGTCTTCCGTGACAATCTTCTTCAAGGAAGACATGGACATCTACTTCTGTCGCCGTCTGATCATGGAGCGCCTGCCGCAAGCCAAGGAAGCGATTCCCGCCGGTTTTGGTACGCCTGAAATGGGTCCTATCACAACGGGGCTCGGCGAGATCTATCAGTTTGAAGTCCGCGGACAGGGCTACTCTTTGATGGATCTGCGCAGCATCTTGGAGTGGGATATTGCACCACTGCTGCGGTCTGAGCCTGGGGTAGTGGAGGTCAATTCCTACGGCGGCGAACTAAAAACCTACGAAGTACAGCTTGATGCCGGCCGCCTCGTCAGCTACGACATCCCGCTGGCAAAAGTATTTGAGGCGCTAGAGCGCAACAACTTTAACTCGGGCGGCGGCTACATCGAGCACAACCAAGAGCAGTACGTTGTTCGCGGGGAAGGGTTGGTCGGATCTCTTGAGGATATTGGCAACATTGTGGTCGGCGCGACGAAGAACGGCACGCCCATTTACATCAAGAATCTGGGTGGAGTGCGTTTTGCGCCGATGATCCGGCAAGGAGCAGCCACGCGCGATGGCAGGGGCGAAGCCGTAACCGGCGTCGTGATGATGCTGATCGGCGAAAACTCGCGTGTGGTCGCACAGCATGTTTCCGAACGATTGCAGGAAATCCAAAAGACCCTTCCGCCCGGAGTCAAAGTCGATCCATATTACGACCGAACCTCTCTTGTCCAAAAGACGATCAAGACTGTAGAGAAGAACCTGGTCGAAGGTGCTTTGCTGGTTGTCGTTATTCTGCTTTTACTGCTTGGAAACGTTCGAGGCGCCTTGATCGTGGCCTTGGCTATTCCCCTTTCGATGCTGGCGGCTTTTAGTGGCATGGTATGGACTGGAATCAGCGGGAATCTAATGAGCCTGGGAGCGATCGATTTCGGTTTGATCGTGGATGGCTCAGTAGTGATGGTCGAAAACATCGTCCGTCACCTTGCCGAAGCGAGAAAGAAAGGTGAGCGCAATACCTTTGCCGTGATTCTGGATTCCTCCCGCGAAGTTGCACGCCCCGTTTTCTTCGCGGTGCTGATCATCACCGTCGTCTACCTGCCTATTCTTACTCTGGAGGGTGTCGAAGGCAAGATGTTCCGCCCCATGGCATGGACGGTCATCTTTGCGCTCGTTGCATCGTTGGTGTTTGCTCTGACACTGATGCCGGTGCTGAGTTCCTTCTTCGTAGCCGGCAAGGTCAAAGAAGATGAGTCGAAGCTGATTCACTATGTGAAGGAGCGATATATCCCATGGCTGAGGAAGGCGACGAACCGCCCTGCAGTCACAGCTATGCTCGCAGCGGGGGCATTCGCGATCGGGATTGTTGTTGCGGCGTTCATGGGCGCCGAGTTCATTCCCCGGCTAGACGAGGGCACATTTGCTATCCAATCCTGGCGATTACCGAGTGTCTCGCTCTCGGAATCCATCCATAGCACAACGATGGCAGAGAAGGTGCTCAAGCAATTCCCCGAAGTCCAGACTGTCGTTTCCCGTACAGGGCGGGCTGAAATTGCTACTGATCCAATGGGAGTCGAGGTCAGCGATGTCTACGTCATTCTGAAACCACGTGAACAGTGGACGACAGCATCAACGCGCGAAGGCTTAATTGAGGCATTCGATAAGGCACTTAAGAAAAGCGTACCTGGAAACATATTCAGTTATTCGCAGCCAATTGAGCTGCGCATGCAGGAACTGATCGCTGGAGTGCGGTCAGATGTAGCGATCACCCTGTTCGGCGGTGATCTTGAAATGTTGCGGCAAAAGGCGGACGAAATCGTGCGAGTTGTCGGCCAAGTCAAGGGTGCAGCGGATGTTAAGGCAGAACAGATTGGCGGCTTGCCATACCTGCGAGTAGAAGTCCGCCGCGACCAGATAGCACGCTATGGCATAAATGCGCGGGATGTTCTGGACGCAGTGGAGACAATTGGGGGAAAAGAAGTCGGTCAGGTACTCGAAGGCCAAAAGCGATTCGCGTTGCAGGTTCGCTTCCAAGCCCAGGATCGTGACGCGCTTGAAAAGATTGGAAACTTGAAGGTTGCCGATCCCCAAGGGCGGCTGATTCCGCTCAGCCAGTTAGCTGATCTACGCAAGGAAGTAGGTCCGGCTCAGATCAGCCGCACCAACGGTCAGCGCAGGATTAGCGTGGAAGCGAACGTTCGCGGTCGCGATTTGTCAGGGTTCATCAAGGAAGCGCAGGCTGCCGTTTCAAACAAGGTATCTCTCCCCACCGGGTACTGGGTCACGTGGGGCGGCCAATTTGAAAACCTACAACGGGCCACAGAGCGTTTGGCCATTGTCGTACCTCTATCCATGTTATTGATCTTCTTCCTGCTGTACACAACGTTCAACACAGTTCGTCCAGCCGTGCTGATCTTTCTGAACGTCCCTGTGGCAGCATCGGGAGGCGTGATAGCGCTGGCGCTTCGGGGAATGCCACTGAGCATCTCGGCTGGTGTCGGCTTTATAGCTGTCTCCGGCGTTGCGGTCATGAACGGAGTCGTGCTCCTTTCACACATCCTGAGCCTGAGGCGTGAGGGTGTTGAACTTCACGAGGCAACGGAGCGTGGCTCAGTTGAGAAGATGCGAGCAATGATCATGGCACCTCTTGTTGCCGGCCTCGGCTTCTTGCCGATGGCAATTTCGAGCAGCGCAGGCGCCGAGGTACAACGTCCGCTGGCTACCGTGGTTATCGGTGGGCTTATCACCTCCACGCTGCTGACCCTCTTCGTGCTGCCCAGCCTTTACAAGTGGTTTGAGGGACGGCGCGAGGAAGTTGAAATTTAG
- a CDS encoding efflux RND transporter periplasmic adaptor subunit has product MNRRVLIAGIVVVVLVVAGALLLRSRKSSSELHEEKKDPNTVEISLDAQRNGGMELASTEERRLQQVVTTTGVISPDEARVSHIVPLSQGVIEDVFVQLGDRVKRGQPLLIYDSIELGESVGEYKNLLGGLDKALAQQEVAKKSLERANSLIAVEAISPRELELRRAEYQQAAAEVDSRRAEASRAEEKLHRFGLTDPDIKHLNSTEHAIHRTASHNTVRAPLAGVVTKYEVSKGEVVGRDKELFTIVDTSTLWALADVYEKDIQDVARGGECLVTLASYPKEVFRGKIAYLSDSLDPASRTAKLRCVLPNNDGRVKLEMFATVTVPTKESRTGIAVPSAAIQEINGQPVVFVQIEPTKFEKRIVELGERTPESAEIKSGLKVGERVVAKGSFYVKSALMREFIGGEE; this is encoded by the coding sequence GTGAATAGAAGGGTACTGATTGCGGGTATTGTGGTTGTCGTTCTTGTTGTCGCTGGGGCATTGCTGCTGCGCTCACGAAAGTCGTCTTCTGAACTACACGAAGAGAAGAAAGATCCGAACACCGTCGAGATCAGCCTCGATGCACAGCGAAATGGCGGCATGGAGCTAGCCAGCACAGAGGAGCGTCGCCTTCAACAGGTTGTAACAACAACGGGCGTCATTTCTCCAGACGAAGCACGCGTCTCTCACATTGTCCCGTTATCACAAGGGGTGATTGAGGACGTATTTGTACAGCTCGGTGACCGAGTGAAAAGGGGACAGCCCCTCCTCATATACGACAGCATTGAATTGGGCGAATCAGTTGGCGAATACAAGAATTTGCTCGGCGGCCTAGACAAGGCACTGGCTCAGCAGGAGGTAGCTAAGAAGTCCCTAGAGCGCGCCAATTCGCTGATTGCAGTTGAGGCAATCTCGCCACGTGAGCTCGAACTTCGCAGAGCAGAATACCAACAAGCAGCGGCCGAGGTCGATAGCCGACGAGCGGAGGCTTCGAGGGCAGAAGAAAAGCTCCACCGGTTCGGTCTTACGGATCCGGACATTAAGCACCTAAACAGCACGGAACACGCAATCCATCGCACCGCTTCCCACAACACAGTTCGCGCTCCTCTTGCCGGAGTGGTGACAAAGTACGAAGTTTCTAAAGGTGAGGTCGTCGGGCGCGATAAGGAACTGTTTACGATCGTCGACACCAGTACTTTATGGGCCCTAGCGGATGTTTATGAAAAGGACATTCAGGATGTCGCCCGTGGCGGCGAGTGCCTAGTAACGCTGGCTTCATATCCTAAGGAGGTGTTCCGAGGAAAAATTGCATATCTAAGTGACTCATTAGACCCAGCGTCCCGAACCGCCAAGCTGCGATGCGTACTTCCCAACAATGATGGCCGAGTGAAGCTAGAGATGTTTGCGACTGTGACAGTTCCGACCAAGGAGTCGCGTACCGGAATCGCGGTCCCATCTGCGGCAATTCAGGAGATCAACGGACAGCCGGTGGTATTTGTTCAGATCGAACCAACAAAGTTCGAAAAACGAATCGTGGAACTGGGCGAACGGACTCCGGAGAGCGCTGAAATCAAGTCGGGGTTAAAAGTCGGAGAGAGAGTAGTTGCCAAGGGCAGTTTCTATGTGAAATCTGCGCTAATGCGCGAATTTATCGGCGGGGAGGAATAG
- a CDS encoding heavy metal translocating P-type ATPase has protein sequence MAHSDHKASSHIVAEPSFNGTAKGTVCDLRVGGMDCASCADEIRHALERLKGIEDVSVDVVGGKVQVVYAEGSLARGDLAGAIRRLGYRAEDGDANSAAFIIEGMDCADEVRQIEDKLGNLPDVKKLQFDLMRRRLVVEGSIAATEVERVVKQLGMRARREGEEIRHVGFWERRERLVVTVVSGLLLALGGIAILAGAPRYVLVPILAGSAVAGGWFIAPRGVRAARSGVLDMNFLMTVAAVGAAAIGEWGEGASAMFLFSVAQMLEVYSMDRARNAIKALMSLSPPEATVRRDGTEISIPVQDVRLDETIVIKPGQRIPLDGTVTSGASAVNQAPITGESIPVDKEPGSDIFAGSINENGLLEVRVTKLVEDTTLARITHAVEEAQASRAPSQSFVDRFARIYTPVVVLGAIAVAVAPPLLGVGTWGTWFYRALTMLVIACPCALVISTPVSIVSGLAAAARGGVLIKGGIHLENFGRTTTIAFDKTGTLTKGQPTVVDVMAFDGASANEVLQLAASLEQGSEHPLAQAILREAKSRGLVLAPIDQFESLAGRGIRARVNGATLYLGNEKLCHEMGACTPPSEDALFSAQAQGQTAVVVFSESAPRGIIALADEPRPEAPEAIRLLKLYGVRRLVMLTGDNKDTARAISKRLGIDEFKAELMPDDKVTVVRELENHGGRVAFVGDGVNDAPALAAATVGVAMGAAGTDVALETADVALMADDLSHLPFAMRISRATAAVLRQNIIFSIAIKGVFLVLALFGWATLWMAVAADMGASLAVIINGLRLLRVKHNARSIR, from the coding sequence ATGGCTCATTCTGATCACAAAGCATCGAGTCACATTGTTGCCGAACCTTCTTTCAACGGAACTGCCAAAGGGACCGTGTGCGATTTACGTGTCGGAGGAATGGACTGCGCAAGCTGTGCCGACGAGATTCGCCACGCACTTGAGCGGCTCAAGGGCATTGAGGATGTCAGTGTGGATGTGGTCGGCGGGAAGGTCCAAGTTGTGTATGCCGAAGGTTCATTGGCTCGCGGCGACTTAGCGGGCGCAATTCGGCGTCTCGGGTACAGGGCAGAGGATGGGGACGCGAACTCGGCAGCGTTCATCATTGAGGGAATGGACTGTGCCGATGAGGTCCGGCAGATTGAGGACAAGCTTGGCAATCTCCCTGATGTAAAAAAACTTCAGTTCGATCTCATGCGTCGTCGCCTCGTTGTCGAAGGGAGCATCGCTGCGACGGAAGTGGAGCGAGTTGTAAAGCAACTCGGAATGCGAGCGCGTCGGGAAGGAGAGGAAATTCGTCACGTCGGCTTCTGGGAAAGACGCGAACGGCTGGTGGTGACTGTAGTTTCAGGCTTGTTGCTTGCTCTTGGGGGCATCGCAATCCTGGCAGGGGCGCCACGGTATGTACTTGTTCCTATTTTGGCTGGGTCAGCAGTTGCAGGAGGTTGGTTCATTGCTCCGCGTGGCGTCCGAGCGGCGCGAAGCGGCGTCCTCGACATGAATTTCCTCATGACAGTCGCGGCGGTCGGCGCGGCCGCAATCGGAGAATGGGGAGAAGGCGCGTCGGCGATGTTCCTGTTCTCAGTTGCACAGATGCTCGAGGTCTACTCGATGGATCGTGCACGGAACGCGATCAAGGCGCTCATGAGTTTGTCGCCTCCGGAAGCGACAGTACGGCGAGATGGTACGGAGATTTCAATCCCGGTTCAGGATGTCAGGCTGGACGAGACTATCGTCATCAAACCTGGCCAGCGAATCCCTCTGGACGGAACGGTTACTTCCGGCGCCTCGGCAGTCAATCAGGCCCCAATAACTGGCGAATCCATTCCCGTAGACAAGGAACCCGGGTCGGATATTTTCGCGGGTTCGATCAATGAAAACGGCCTACTCGAAGTTCGGGTCACCAAGCTCGTAGAAGACACGACCCTTGCGCGTATCACCCACGCGGTCGAAGAGGCACAGGCTTCGCGGGCACCTTCACAATCATTTGTTGATCGCTTTGCGCGGATCTATACGCCAGTCGTCGTGCTGGGGGCAATTGCAGTAGCCGTTGCTCCTCCATTACTCGGCGTCGGCACGTGGGGAACATGGTTTTATCGTGCACTCACCATGCTGGTGATCGCCTGTCCGTGCGCGTTGGTTATTTCCACTCCGGTCTCGATCGTAAGCGGCCTAGCTGCTGCGGCGCGAGGAGGTGTGCTGATCAAAGGCGGTATTCATCTCGAGAATTTCGGGCGAACCACGACAATTGCCTTCGATAAGACAGGGACCCTCACGAAGGGACAGCCCACGGTGGTTGACGTGATGGCGTTTGACGGCGCGAGCGCAAACGAGGTGCTCCAGCTTGCGGCGAGCCTAGAACAGGGTTCCGAGCACCCGCTCGCGCAAGCCATCCTTCGAGAGGCGAAGAGTCGCGGTTTGGTCTTGGCTCCCATTGACCAATTCGAGTCACTCGCTGGACGGGGAATCCGAGCACGTGTGAACGGCGCCACTCTATACCTCGGCAACGAAAAACTCTGCCATGAAATGGGTGCTTGTACCCCGCCCAGTGAGGACGCACTTTTCAGTGCGCAGGCTCAGGGCCAGACAGCGGTCGTAGTCTTTTCCGAGAGCGCCCCGCGAGGGATTATTGCCCTTGCAGATGAACCGCGGCCCGAAGCGCCTGAAGCGATTCGTCTGCTGAAACTGTATGGCGTACGGCGACTTGTAATGCTCACCGGTGACAACAAGGACACAGCTCGAGCCATTTCCAAACGGCTCGGGATTGATGAGTTCAAAGCAGAGCTCATGCCCGACGACAAAGTGACAGTAGTCCGCGAACTGGAAAACCATGGTGGGCGAGTGGCGTTTGTTGGAGACGGTGTCAACGATGCGCCTGCGCTCGCTGCAGCCACTGTTGGTGTGGCGATGGGAGCCGCCGGAACCGACGTGGCGCTTGAAACAGCAGACGTCGCACTGATGGCGGACGACCTTTCACACTTGCCGTTTGCAATGCGTATTTCCCGCGCCACGGCCGCCGTGTTGCGTCAGAACATCATTTTCTCAATTGCGATTAAGGGAGTCTTCTTAGTTTTGGCCCTCTTTGGTTGGGCGACGCTTTGGATGGCGGTAGCAGCCGATATGGGAGCCTCTCTCGCCGTAATCATCAATGGATTGCGACTGCTGAGAGTGAAACACAATGCACGAAGTATTCGGTAA